In Palaemon carinicauda isolate YSFRI2023 chromosome 28, ASM3689809v2, whole genome shotgun sequence, a single genomic region encodes these proteins:
- the LOC137621929 gene encoding golgin subfamily A member 6-like protein 6 → MEAQLEKKKITHTEDEKSIRDDSGRLVRMAIEQKNKKKKDDENYEQPLELHKELMHHKQNVLEEELEKKTQQKLAIARKQLELSRNCIGVLKEEIAELDQKQEVRNPQLSEETTRRMENLERKLLEKNGQVEALQATINSQGLQIEKNQTVINRLLEKMKNVDFRQVLLDEKEERLRQREAKLKSREAKHWGPESKRADSGNQRRRQWELEYYEFLVKSRQYALDNAFVFYDHGDFWLPVWFVSNSPLNRPTSEYFERLSQKHSVKCKTDWIFNKPYSFRKDLPKDEEWEIIQRKKKEIIQRKKKEIIQRKKKEYIEKLRKDIAFDKQCEKLGKGSQRRDHFRRLWPRVFRVVKFRSCASEDLTGDERLLAEKKIWHEYAGGFGFIHWIRRKKLWMELKCELCARKIWDVLPFELWNILHKHLPDEKLSDKATKMTERATTTEFVSTRGVGPKKRSKYL, encoded by the coding sequence ATGGAGGCgcagttggaaaagaaaaaaattacccaCACCGAGGATGAAAAAAGCATCCGTGACGATTCTGGGAGACTAGTCCGAATGGCTATAGaacagaagaacaagaaaaagaaggacGACGAAAACTATGAACAACCACTGGAACTCCACAAGGAGCTGATGCATCATAAGCAAAATGTTCTAGAagaagaacttgaaaaaaaaacacagcAAAAATTGGCGATAGCGAGGAAACAACTAGAACTTTCTCGAAATTGTATTGGAGTCCTGAAGGAAGAGATCGCCGAACTGGATCAGAAACAGGAGGTGAGGAATCCTCAACTCAGCGAAGAGACGACAAGGAGGATGGAAAACCTCGAAAGGAAACTGTTGGAGAAAAACGGTCAAGTGGAGGCATTACAGGCGACTATAAACTCTCAGGGTCTTCAAATTGAGAAAAATCAAACGGTAATCAACCGATTACTTGAGAAGATGAAAAATGTGGACTTCCGACAAGTCCTTCtcgatgaaaaagaagaaaggctCCGACAAAGAGAAGCAAAACTGAAGTCCAGAGAAGCTAAGCACTGGGGACCGGAGTCAAAACGGGCAGATTCAGGAAATCAGCGCAGACGTCAATGGGAATTGGAATACTACGAATTCCTTGTAAAAAGTCGTCAGTACGCCCTCGATAATGCCTTCGTTTTTTATGACCATGGTGATTTTTGGTTACCGGTTTGGTTTGTTTCAAACTCCCCACTGAATAGGCCTACTTCCGAATATTTTGAACGACTCTCGCAGAAACATAGTGTTAAATGTAAAACAGACTGGATATTTAACAAGCCTTACAGCTTTAGAAAGGATTTACcgaaagatgaagaatgggaaataattcagaggaaaaagaaggaaataattcagaggaaaaagaaggaaataattCAGAGGAAAAAGAAGGAGTATATCGAAAAATTGCGGAAAGATATTGCATTTGATAAACAGTGTGAAAAGCTAGGAAAGGGTTCGCAGCGAAGAGACCACTTTAGGAGGTTGTGGCCTCGAGTGTTTAGAGTGGTGAAGTTCAGAAGTTGTGCTTCTGAAGACTTGACGGGAGACGAACGACTGCTAGCAGAGAAGAAAATATGGCACGAATATGCAGGAGGATTTGGATTCATTCATTGGATTCGTCGAAAGAAATTATGGATGGAGTTGAAGTGCGAGTTGTGTGCTCGCAAAATATGGGATGTCCTTCCCTTCGAACTGTGGAATATTCTACATAAACATCTGCCGGATGAAAAACTAAGTGACAAAGCTACCAAAATGACGGAGAGGGCTACAACAACAGAATTCGTGTCTAcgaggggtgtgggacctaaaaagaggtcaaagtacttgtaa
- the LOC137621930 gene encoding uncharacterized protein, producing MTFLKGIEVRFNEYQIQQLYIVGSAGLPASRQPGRASPSPDSPGLPLPLPTARPGRASPPPASPGGLGGAARFPPAREGLPPPASQGGPPPPPVSPGGPSLLPPARAGLPPSRQPGRASPPPASLGRSPPLPPARLGPPPLLSDQPGRASPPPASLGRSPPLPPARLGPPPLLSDQAGFPLRPSWADLPLPTSPGGPPPLPPARAGLSPSRQPGQVSTPPASPAGPSPTPVRPGGLPPPAILGGPPSSHQPGRAYPLPPAKSGFPPHTSPAGPSPPPSRKPGRASLSPASPGGPPPPHARPVGPAPFPHWPPPLPPVLRHDGEGTNIGINKRQT from the exons ATGACTTTCTTGAAAGGAATAGAAGTTAGATTTAATGAGTATCAA atacagcaactctatattgttggctcggcggggctgcccgcttcccgccagcccgggagggcctccccctctCCCGACAGCCCGGGATTGCCTCTTCCCCTCCcgacagcccgg cccgggcgggcctcccctcctcctgccagcccgggcgggctcggcggggctgcccgcttcccgcctgCCCGGGAGGGCCTACCCCCTCCCGCCAGTCAGGGCGGGCCTCctccccctcccgtcagcccgggcgggccttccctcctcccgccagcccgggcgggcctccccccctcccgccagcccgggcgggcctctccccctcccgccagcctgggcaggtctccacccctcccgccagcccggctgGGCCCTCCCCCACTCCTGTCAGACCAG cccgggcgggcctctccccctcccgccagcctgggcaggtctccacccctcccgccagcccggctgGGCCCTCCCCCACTCCTGTCAGACCAGGCGGGCTTCCCCCTCCGGCCATCCTGGGCGGACCTCCCtcttcccaccagcccgggcgggcctccccccctcccgccagcccgggcgggcctctccccctcccgccagcctgggcaggtctccacccctcccgccagcccggctgGGCCCTCCCCCACTCCTGTCAGACCAGGCGGGCTTCCCCCTCCGGCCATCCTGGGCGGACCTCCCtcttcccaccagcccgggcgggcctaccccctcccgccagccaaGTCTGGCTTCCCCCCTCACACCAGCCCTGCAGggccttcccctcccccctcccgcaagccagggcgggcctccctcTCTCCTGCCAGCCCAGGTGGACCTCCCCCCCCTCACGCCAGACCGGTTGGGCCTGCCCCCTTCCCTCATTGGCCTCCCCCACTCCCGCCAGTATTgagacatgatggagaaggcacgaATATTGGAATTAACAAAAGACAAACTTGA